In a genomic window of Amblyomma americanum isolate KBUSLIRL-KWMA chromosome 4, ASM5285725v1, whole genome shotgun sequence:
- the LOC144128086 gene encoding electron transfer flavoprotein regulatory factor 1-like isoform X2 produces MTSLRGQVVQLYKNLLHLGRDYPKGYDYFRSRLKAAFLKNRDVKDPEQLTMLLARGQYIIKELEALYMLKKYRTLKKRYYTDH; encoded by the exons ATGACATCCTTGCGTGGACAAGTCGTCCAGCTGTACAAAAAT CTGCTGCACCTTGGGCGCGACTACCCAAAGGGCTACGACTACTTCCGGAGCCGGCTGAAGGCAGCCTTTCTCAAGAACCGCGACGTCAAAGACCCTGAGCAGTTGACCATGCTGCTTGCCCGAGGACAGTACATCATCAAGGAACTCGAGGCCCTCTACATGCTCAAGAAGTACCGCACCCTCAAGAAGCGCTACTACACCGACCACTGA
- the LOC144128086 gene encoding electron transfer flavoprotein regulatory factor 1-like isoform X1, which produces MNPPFIMTSLRGQVVQLYKNLLHLGRDYPKGYDYFRSRLKAAFLKNRDVKDPEQLTMLLARGQYIIKELEALYMLKKYRTLKKRYYTDH; this is translated from the exons ATGAACCCCCC ATTCATCATGACATCCTTGCGTGGACAAGTCGTCCAGCTGTACAAAAAT CTGCTGCACCTTGGGCGCGACTACCCAAAGGGCTACGACTACTTCCGGAGCCGGCTGAAGGCAGCCTTTCTCAAGAACCGCGACGTCAAAGACCCTGAGCAGTTGACCATGCTGCTTGCCCGAGGACAGTACATCATCAAGGAACTCGAGGCCCTCTACATGCTCAAGAAGTACCGCACCCTCAAGAAGCGCTACTACACCGACCACTGA